The window CGCCCGAGCGGTCGCCTTGATGTTGCCGGAGACCTATCGAGACAGCGTGGCGTTCGCTGTCCTGACGCTCGGCTTCTTTGCAATGCGTTTCTTCGGACAAGGCATGTTGACGCTGTCGTCTCGCAACATGGTTTTGGAGTGGTTCGAACAACGACGCGGGATGGCGCTGGCGTTCATCGGTATTTCGATTGCCTTTGGATTTTCCATCACCCCAGCGCTTTTTGAATGGTTGATTCAGCGTGGTGGATGGTCTTGGGCCTGGCAAACGATCGCGCTGATGGTCGGCGTGTTCGCCATCGTTGCGATTTGCTTTGCCCGATCACGTCCCGAAGAACACGGAATGGTCCCCGACGGTCCGTTTGCGAAGGCGGATCGCAAGACACATGCAGAAACGGTCAGCGGTCGGCAGTTCACGCTTTCGGAAGCCAGACGGACCTACAGTTTTTGGGTGTTCACGTTCAGTGTGGTGCTGTCCGGGTTGCTGCTGACGGCGTTCTCTTTTCATGTCGTGTCAATCTTTGCGGACGCGGGAATGTCGCGTGCTCGTGCGGTAGCGATCTTTGTGCCTGCCGCGTTTGTCAGCGTGATGGTCGAATTTGTCGGCAGTTGGCTCAGCGATTTCGTCAAACTGAAATATCTGGCGATGGTTCAATCACTGGGCAGTTTGATACTCGCGTTAAGCTTGTCTTTCCTGGACGAAAACGTTTCCATTGTGTTCGTCGTGCTGGGTATGGGATTGATGCAAGGCATGTTTGGCATCATCTCCGGTGTCACCTGGCCTCGTTTTTATGGCCGGACGCACCTCGGGGCGATTTCG of the Rhodopirellula baltica SH 1 genome contains:
- a CDS encoding MFS transporter, yielding MKSDKHNDDRSVRPRFANFPFDPSSVPFFYGTVVLVCGTLGVLASAPGQTVGVSVFTDFLIEAHQLSRSWISFAYLSGTIGSALLISRAGRYYDRFGGRWVSAGSAAMLAIVLVAMSFSDEIARAVALMLPETYRDSVAFAVLTLGFFAMRFFGQGMLTLSSRNMVLEWFEQRRGMALAFIGISIAFGFSITPALFEWLIQRGGWSWAWQTIALMVGVFAIVAICFARSRPEEHGMVPDGPFAKADRKTHAETVSGRQFTLSEARRTYSFWVFTFSVVLSGLLLTAFSFHVVSIFADAGMSRARAVAIFVPAAFVSVMVEFVGSWLSDFVKLKYLAMVQSLGSLILALSLSFLDENVSIVFVVLGMGLMQGMFGIISGVTWPRFYGRTHLGAISGFSTSIVVAGTAIGPYLFSVAHDQVGAYRPATLVCAVAAVVLIAASWRADRPV